Proteins found in one Oribacterium sp. oral taxon 102 genomic segment:
- a CDS encoding O-methyltransferase, whose protein sequence is MITEEKLVKFIHSLEPDRSPALEKIRREASAAAVPIIRDETAALLKCFIRMKKPKRILEIGTAVGYSALTMAECMPSDGALWTIENYPERIMRARRNFTETGYGSRIHLLEGDAGGWIRSYAEQGEKFDLIFLDAAKAQYPLWLPELLRLLPAGGVLLSDNVLQGGSIAESRFQIERRERTIHSRMREYLFRLKHEEGLESAVIPIGDGLSVSVKK, encoded by the coding sequence TTGATCACAGAAGAAAAGCTGGTAAAATTCATACATTCCCTGGAGCCGGATCGGAGTCCGGCTCTGGAGAAAATACGGAGAGAAGCGTCTGCTGCGGCAGTCCCGATCATTCGGGACGAGACAGCGGCGCTTCTCAAGTGTTTCATCCGGATGAAGAAGCCGAAGCGGATTCTGGAGATCGGAACCGCCGTCGGCTATTCCGCGCTTACCATGGCAGAGTGTATGCCGTCGGACGGCGCGCTCTGGACGATCGAGAACTATCCGGAGCGGATTATGCGGGCGCGGCGGAACTTTACGGAAACGGGCTATGGCAGCCGCATCCATCTGCTCGAGGGGGATGCCGGAGGATGGATCCGGAGCTATGCAGAGCAGGGGGAAAAGTTTGATCTGATCTTTCTGGATGCCGCGAAGGCGCAGTATCCGCTGTGGCTGCCGGAGCTCCTCCGGCTGCTTCCGGCGGGCGGCGTACTGCTGAGCGACAATGTCCTGCAGGGCGGCAGTATTGCGGAGAGCCGCTTTCAGATTGAGCGGCGGGAGCGGACGATTCACAGCAGGATGCGGGAGTATCTCTTCCGCCTGAAGCATGAGGAGGGTCTCGAAAGCGCCGTCATTCCGATCGGAGACGGGCTTTCCGTTTCCGTGAAAAAATGA
- a CDS encoding IreB family regulatory phosphoprotein, translating to MNNDFTSTQIIRPMQDYSLDVKEVLRRVYEALTEKGYNPTNQIVGYIMSGDPTYITSHKGARSLIMKVERDEILEELMRSYVESKLK from the coding sequence ATGAATAATGATTTTACGAGTACGCAGATTATTCGCCCGATGCAGGACTACAGTCTCGACGTAAAAGAGGTTCTGAGGAGGGTCTACGAGGCGCTGACGGAGAAGGGATATAACCCGACGAATCAGATCGTGGGATATATTATGTCCGGGGATCCTACCTATATCACCAGCCACAAGGGCGCCAGAAGTCTCATTATGAAGGTGGAACGGGATGAGATTCTGGAGGAGCTGATGCGTAGCTATGTGGAATCGAAGCTGAAGTGA
- a CDS encoding DUF1292 domain-containing protein, which produces MSASTIRLQSEDGSLELEILEETTVQGVNYILVTDAPEDADGVCYVMRDMSAPEDAEADYEFVEEEEADAIMDVFAKILEGEGITIEK; this is translated from the coding sequence ATGAGTGCAAGCACGATCAGGCTGCAGTCCGAGGACGGCAGTCTGGAGCTGGAGATCCTCGAAGAGACGACGGTACAGGGCGTAAACTACATTCTGGTAACGGACGCGCCGGAGGATGCAGACGGTGTCTGCTATGTAATGAGGGATATGTCCGCGCCGGAGGATGCCGAGGCGGACTATGAGTTTGTTGAAGAGGAAGAGGCGGATGCCATTATGGACGTATTCGCGAAGATTCTAGAAGGAGAAGGAATTACCATTGAGAAATAA
- the recO gene encoding DNA repair protein RecO translates to MREELELHGLVLSSRPVREFDKRLTLLTKEAGKLTVWASGAKKPGSPLMAGTRNFVFGTFFLHRGKNGYNLQSVGVREYFTEIALDLRNACYGSYLLELLDFIAQEELPAEEMVNLLYLSLRAILNPSLPDELIRRIFELRLLYLNGEYTEKPPNPSSEACAYAWRYILESPLRKLYTFTLTEEVLRELSDNVDVLLRELLPYRFKSLEVLRAIV, encoded by the coding sequence ATGAGGGAGGAGCTGGAGCTTCACGGGCTGGTACTCTCCTCCCGGCCTGTGAGAGAATTTGACAAACGCCTGACGCTTCTGACGAAGGAAGCCGGTAAGCTGACGGTCTGGGCATCCGGTGCCAAGAAGCCTGGCTCGCCGCTGATGGCAGGAACGAGAAACTTCGTGTTCGGCACCTTCTTCCTGCATAGAGGAAAAAACGGCTATAATCTGCAAAGCGTCGGGGTGCGGGAATATTTTACGGAAATTGCGCTGGATCTGCGTAATGCCTGCTATGGCTCCTACCTGCTGGAGCTGCTGGACTTCATCGCGCAGGAGGAGCTGCCGGCAGAGGAAATGGTGAATCTGCTCTACCTTTCCCTTCGTGCGATCCTGAATCCGAGCCTGCCGGACGAGCTGATCCGCCGGATCTTCGAGCTTCGCCTGCTCTATCTGAACGGCGAATACACGGAGAAGCCGCCGAATCCGTCCAGCGAGGCGTGTGCCTACGCGTGGAGGTATATTCTGGAAAGCCCGCTCCGGAAGCTCTATACCTTCACCTTGACAGAGGAGGTGCTGAGGGAGCTTTCCGATAATGTGGATGTGCTGCTGCGGGAGCTGCTGCCGTACCGTTTCAAGAGTCTGGAGGTTCTGCGCGCCATCGTCTGA
- the era gene encoding GTPase Era — protein MPMTKSGFVALVGRPNVGKSTLMNGIVGQKIAITSRKPQTTRNQIMAVYDDARGQIVFHDTPGIHKAKNKLSEYMDHVAEKALGDVDLVLWLVEPSSFIGEGERHIAEVLSHSRKKKVLVINKIDTLKDKEKLDEIIGSYRQLLELSDVIAVSAYRKQGMEELKDLIYRFLPEGPRYYDEDTVTDMPMRDIAAELIREQALYKLDNEVPHGIAVLIEEMKQRPNGLWDIKASIICEREAHKGIIIGKGGAMLKRIGTGARLEIEKLVENRVNLSLFVKVRRDWRENSSYLKEYGYREDKERY, from the coding sequence ATGCCGATGACAAAATCAGGCTTCGTGGCATTGGTGGGACGCCCGAACGTAGGGAAATCCACGCTTATGAATGGGATCGTGGGCCAGAAGATCGCGATTACCTCCCGGAAGCCGCAGACGACGAGAAATCAGATTATGGCGGTCTATGATGATGCGCGCGGACAGATCGTTTTTCATGATACGCCGGGCATCCATAAGGCGAAGAACAAGCTTTCGGAATATATGGATCATGTCGCGGAGAAGGCGCTCGGGGATGTGGATCTCGTGCTTTGGCTGGTAGAGCCGAGCAGCTTCATCGGAGAGGGAGAGCGGCATATCGCCGAGGTGCTCTCCCACAGCCGTAAGAAAAAAGTGCTGGTCATCAACAAGATCGACACCTTAAAGGATAAGGAGAAGCTCGATGAGATCATCGGGAGCTACCGGCAGCTGCTGGAGCTCTCGGATGTGATCGCAGTATCGGCATACCGGAAGCAGGGCATGGAGGAGCTGAAGGATCTGATCTATCGCTTCCTTCCGGAGGGGCCGCGCTATTATGACGAGGATACCGTGACGGATATGCCCATGCGGGACATCGCTGCGGAGCTGATCCGGGAACAGGCGCTGTACAAGCTGGATAATGAGGTTCCGCACGGCATAGCGGTGCTGATCGAGGAGATGAAGCAGCGCCCGAACGGTCTCTGGGATATCAAGGCGAGCATTATCTGTGAGAGGGAGGCGCACAAGGGCATCATTATCGGAAAGGGCGGCGCTATGCTGAAGCGTATCGGTACCGGTGCGCGTCTGGAGATCGAAAAGCTCGTCGAAAACCGGGTGAATCTGAGCCTTTTCGTGAAGGTGCGCAGGGACTGGCGGGAGAACAGTTCTTATCTGAAGGAATACGGCTACCGCGAGGACAAAGAGCGGTACTGA
- the ruvX gene encoding Holliday junction resolvase RuvX yields the protein MRILGLDYGSKTVGVAITDPTGLIAQPLVTLKRERESMLRKTLKEIAELAERYQAERIILGLPFNMDDTEGERAEKTRAFRRLLSARVNVPVELMDERLTTMEAREILDESGVPRAEQKRVIDQVAAQLILEAYLHERAMEEAKQPISGKEE from the coding sequence ATGCGTATTTTAGGCTTGGACTATGGCTCCAAGACAGTGGGGGTGGCGATCACGGATCCGACGGGACTGATCGCCCAGCCCCTCGTGACCCTGAAGCGGGAACGGGAGTCGATGCTCCGGAAGACATTGAAGGAAATTGCGGAGCTGGCAGAGCGGTATCAGGCGGAGCGGATCATTCTGGGACTTCCTTTTAACATGGACGATACGGAAGGTGAGCGGGCAGAGAAGACGAGAGCCTTCCGCAGGCTGCTCAGTGCCAGGGTGAATGTGCCGGTGGAGCTTATGGATGAGCGCCTGACGACGATGGAGGCGCGGGAGATCCTGGATGAGAGCGGGGTTCCGCGCGCAGAGCAGAAGCGGGTTATCGATCAGGTGGCGGCGCAGCTGATCCTCGAGGCGTATCTGCACGAGAGGGCTATGGAGGAGGCGAAGCAGCCGATTTCGGGAAAGGAAGAATAG
- a CDS encoding YdcF family protein → MELYFAICGIAALSYFILILFYNGICSFLWFWPLLSAVHFLLLALTRVIRRKKRRKEEIRLAPAVFLYTSYGLLMLVLLSTLALIFSHAGTTEERNLDYVIVLGTDLRNNRLTNSLRARLDRALEYHRENPKTVFVLSGGHGDYNTSTEAGVMYFYMIQHEVPQRKLLMEFYSASTQEKVGYSMQTILQDQRELLSGESSYDRGRGIGDDAALYPEDTEVILAEDRPLRIGILTSEWNLYRASCMAERYGVGTTYPIGARSDELMLPHLSVREAAAILKDRLVGNI, encoded by the coding sequence ATGGAGCTGTACTTTGCGATCTGCGGGATCGCCGCACTGTCGTATTTCATACTGATTCTGTTTTACAATGGGATCTGCTCCTTTCTGTGGTTCTGGCCGCTGCTTTCGGCAGTGCATTTTCTGCTGCTGGCACTTACCCGGGTAATCCGGCGGAAGAAGCGGCGAAAAGAGGAAATCCGGCTCGCGCCGGCGGTATTTCTGTATACGAGCTATGGGCTTTTGATGCTGGTTCTGCTCTCAACGCTGGCGTTGATTTTCTCCCACGCAGGAACGACGGAGGAGCGGAATCTCGACTATGTGATCGTACTGGGAACCGATCTCCGTAACAATCGCCTAACGAATTCGCTGCGGGCGCGGCTGGATCGTGCGCTGGAGTACCACAGAGAAAATCCGAAGACGGTGTTCGTGCTGTCCGGCGGGCATGGCGATTACAATACCAGCACAGAGGCGGGCGTGATGTATTTCTACATGATACAGCACGAGGTGCCGCAGCGGAAGCTGCTGATGGAGTTCTATTCCGCCTCGACGCAGGAGAAGGTAGGGTATTCGATGCAGACGATCCTTCAGGATCAGAGGGAGCTCCTCTCCGGAGAGTCCAGCTATGATAGGGGCAGAGGCATCGGCGATGATGCAGCGCTGTATCCGGAGGATACGGAGGTGATCCTTGCGGAGGATCGTCCGCTCCGGATCGGGATACTGACCTCGGAATGGAATCTCTATCGCGCCTCCTGTATGGCGGAGCGCTATGGGGTCGGAACGACCTATCCGATCGGGGCGCGCAGCGATGAGCTGATGCTGCCGCACCTCTCCGTCAGGGAGGCGGCGGCGATCCTGAAGGATCGTCTGGTCGGAAATATATGA
- a CDS encoding insulinase family protein: MKNYELLEEKRLPEIDSEACVYRHKRSGAQVFTMKNADENRVFSIAFRTPAEDSTGVAHIMEHSVLCGSERFPLKDPFVELAKGSLNTFLNAMTYPDKTVYPVASTNEKDFENLMNVYMDAVLHPNCLRDERIFRQEGWHYELENAASELRINGVVYNEMKGAFSSPESVLERYILHSLFPDTSYGNESGGDPEMIPELSYAQFCAFHARYYHPSNSYIVLYGDLDMEERLEWLDREYLSQYAAIAPASELRRQTAFSKPIREEIRYSVGEKEPVRKSTYLSYNIVIGDNLDAKRNMAFSVLDYALLSAPGAPLKQALLEAGIGEDIFGGFEDGILQPYFSITAKNAAKKDEKRFVQLITEKLRALSEQGLDRKTLLAAINHDEFRCREADYGRTPKGLIYGLTALDSWIYGEKPWLHIETEQFYAVLREAAEQGYFEALIREYLLRNPHSSLVVVSPERGLHEKREQALREQLAERKAALSEQALRQLIDDTGALRRYQEEGNSEAALRTLPILSREDIDPKAAEYRYTVSRASGIPLLSSELPSRGILYLRLNFNTAALTEEELPYAALLKTVLGYMDTGKHSLQALSSEILLHTGGISFDMTAYPDLRSYEHYTGVFSVDLKLLREEIGTGLSLAQEILHQTRYASEKRMMEILNESRSRERMRAQESSHTYAVNRATSGFSGTARYQELCGGIAYLWFVEEIAASYRRAPEKLTAKLREVSAKLFRMENLFLSAGGEKSCHMRLDTLLPEWKRAFEESYDSMVSGMGWRRETAPAGAQLLLSGSRREGFGMSSQVNYVAQTGRFDTEKLPYTGALRALKGILNYEYLWKNLREKGGAYGCMSGFGRSGEGYLVSYRDPKLRETLEVYERLPDYIRSFTATDRTMMKYIIGAISELDTPRTNHAKSLLNLSAYLSGVTEELLQREREELLHCTAADIRALVPYVEAILADGASCTIGGSAAVRDAGSAFDSVEALFS, encoded by the coding sequence ATGAAGAATTATGAGCTGCTCGAAGAAAAGAGGCTTCCGGAGATCGACAGCGAGGCGTGCGTTTACCGCCACAAAAGATCCGGCGCGCAGGTTTTCACAATGAAGAATGCGGATGAGAATCGCGTCTTCAGCATTGCCTTCCGAACGCCTGCGGAGGATTCCACGGGCGTCGCGCACATTATGGAGCATTCCGTGCTCTGCGGTTCCGAGCGCTTTCCGCTGAAGGATCCGTTCGTGGAGCTGGCGAAGGGCTCTCTCAATACCTTCCTGAATGCCATGACCTACCCGGACAAGACGGTTTACCCGGTGGCATCCACGAATGAGAAGGACTTCGAAAACCTGATGAACGTCTACATGGACGCGGTGCTGCATCCGAACTGCCTTCGGGACGAGCGCATTTTTCGGCAGGAGGGATGGCATTACGAGCTGGAGAATGCGGCATCAGAGCTTCGCATCAACGGCGTCGTGTATAATGAGATGAAGGGTGCATTTTCCAGTCCGGAGTCGGTGCTGGAGCGCTACATCCTGCATTCGCTCTTTCCGGATACGAGCTACGGCAACGAATCCGGCGGCGATCCGGAGATGATTCCGGAGCTGAGCTATGCGCAGTTCTGTGCCTTCCATGCGCGCTACTATCACCCATCCAATTCCTATATTGTGCTCTACGGCGATCTGGACATGGAGGAGCGGCTGGAATGGCTGGATCGGGAATACCTTTCTCAGTATGCGGCGATTGCTCCGGCGTCGGAGCTTCGGCGGCAGACCGCCTTTTCGAAGCCGATCCGGGAGGAGATCCGGTATTCTGTCGGGGAGAAGGAGCCGGTGCGGAAGAGCACTTATCTCTCCTATAATATCGTGATCGGGGACAATCTCGATGCGAAGCGCAACATGGCATTCTCTGTGCTTGATTACGCGCTGCTCTCCGCACCGGGCGCGCCGCTGAAGCAGGCGCTCCTCGAGGCGGGAATCGGAGAGGATATCTTCGGCGGCTTCGAGGATGGAATCCTGCAGCCGTATTTCTCCATTACGGCGAAGAATGCGGCAAAAAAGGACGAAAAGCGTTTCGTGCAGCTGATTACGGAGAAGCTCCGGGCGCTTTCCGAGCAGGGGCTGGACAGGAAGACGCTGCTTGCGGCGATTAACCATGATGAGTTCCGGTGCCGGGAAGCGGACTATGGCAGAACGCCGAAGGGGCTTATCTACGGGCTGACTGCATTGGATAGCTGGATCTACGGCGAGAAGCCGTGGCTTCATATCGAGACGGAGCAGTTCTATGCGGTGCTTCGGGAGGCGGCAGAGCAGGGATATTTCGAGGCGCTGATCCGGGAGTATCTGCTCAGAAACCCGCACAGCTCTCTGGTCGTCGTATCACCGGAGAGGGGGCTTCATGAGAAGCGGGAGCAGGCGCTTCGGGAACAGCTCGCGGAGCGAAAGGCGGCGCTGTCCGAGCAGGCGCTTCGGCAGCTGATCGACGATACCGGTGCGCTCCGGCGTTACCAGGAGGAGGGAAACAGCGAGGCAGCACTTCGGACGCTGCCGATCCTGTCCCGAGAGGACATCGATCCGAAGGCGGCGGAATACCGCTATACGGTGTCCCGGGCGTCAGGCATCCCGCTGCTCTCCTCCGAGCTTCCGAGCAGAGGCATACTTTACCTTCGCCTGAATTTCAATACCGCTGCCCTGACGGAGGAAGAGCTTCCCTATGCGGCACTGCTGAAGACCGTGCTCGGCTACATGGATACCGGGAAGCACAGCCTGCAGGCTCTGAGCTCTGAGATCCTGCTCCATACCGGCGGGATCAGCTTCGATATGACGGCATATCCGGACCTTCGAAGCTATGAGCATTATACCGGTGTATTCAGCGTCGATCTGAAGCTCCTCCGGGAGGAGATCGGAACAGGGCTTTCTCTGGCGCAGGAGATCCTGCATCAGACGAGATATGCGTCGGAGAAGCGGATGATGGAGATCCTCAATGAGAGCCGCTCGAGGGAACGGATGCGCGCGCAGGAGAGCAGTCATACCTATGCGGTCAACCGTGCAACATCGGGCTTCTCCGGGACGGCACGCTATCAGGAGCTCTGCGGCGGGATCGCATATCTATGGTTTGTCGAGGAAATCGCGGCGAGCTACCGGAGGGCGCCGGAAAAGCTCACAGCGAAGCTCCGGGAGGTCAGCGCGAAGCTGTTCCGAATGGAGAATCTCTTCCTTTCTGCGGGCGGAGAAAAGAGCTGCCATATGCGCTTAGATACGCTCCTGCCGGAATGGAAGCGGGCGTTCGAGGAGAGCTACGACAGTATGGTATCCGGCATGGGATGGCGGAGAGAGACAGCTCCCGCGGGGGCGCAGCTCCTGCTTTCCGGAAGCCGCAGGGAGGGCTTCGGCATGAGCTCACAGGTCAACTATGTGGCGCAGACGGGCCGCTTTGACACGGAGAAGCTGCCCTATACCGGCGCGCTTCGGGCGCTGAAGGGAATCCTGAACTATGAATACCTCTGGAAGAATCTCCGGGAGAAGGGCGGCGCGTACGGCTGTATGTCAGGCTTCGGACGGAGTGGTGAGGGCTATCTCGTCTCTTATCGGGATCCGAAGCTGCGGGAAACGCTGGAGGTTTACGAGAGGCTGCCGGACTATATCCGCAGCTTTACGGCGACGGATCGGACGATGATGAAGTACATTATCGGCGCGATTTCCGAGCTGGATACGCCCCGCACGAACCATGCGAAGTCGCTTCTGAATCTGAGTGCTTACCTCTCCGGTGTGACGGAGGAGCTGCTGCAGCGGGAGCGGGAGGAGCTTCTGCATTGTACTGCCGCGGATATCCGGGCGCTGGTTCCATATGTGGAGGCGATCCTCGCGGATGGGGCGTCCTGCACGATCGGCGGCAGCGCAGCGGTCAGGGATGCAGGAAGCGCCTTTGACAGCGTCGAAGCGCTCTTCAGCTGA
- a CDS encoding peptidase U32 family protein, with the protein MRGTELLVPAGSLETLRVAVDYGANAVYLGGEAFGLRANAKNFTIQEIREGVRIAHEKRVKVFVTANILAHNYDMPGVREYFTELRDTGIDAVLIADPGVFMLAKELLPETIELHISTQANNTNYETFLFWHRLGAKRVVCARELSLSEIREIRRRVPEEMEIEAFVHGAMCMSYSGRCMLSNYMTGRDANRGECTHPCRWKYSVQEESRPGEYFPVFENERGSFLFNSKDLCMIEHIPELIEAGVNSLKIEGRMKTALYCATVARTYRRAIDDYLESPERYCANMEWYKTEIGKCTHREFTTGFYYGKPQAEDHIYDSSTYVTGSTYLGTVQESDGAWCYLEQKNKFSVGEQLEIMQPDGTDILAEVLEIRDSETDLPQASCPHARQRLKVRLSVCPVPGNLLRAGGAS; encoded by the coding sequence TTGAGGGGAACAGAGCTTTTGGTTCCGGCGGGATCGCTGGAGACGCTGCGGGTGGCAGTGGACTATGGTGCGAATGCCGTTTATCTCGGCGGGGAGGCATTCGGGCTCCGCGCGAATGCGAAGAATTTCACAATACAGGAGATCCGCGAGGGGGTTCGGATCGCGCATGAGAAGCGGGTAAAGGTCTTCGTGACCGCGAACATCCTGGCGCATAACTATGATATGCCGGGTGTGCGGGAATATTTCACAGAGCTTCGGGATACCGGGATTGACGCGGTGCTGATCGCCGATCCGGGTGTATTCATGCTCGCGAAGGAGCTGCTTCCGGAGACGATAGAGCTTCATATCTCGACGCAGGCAAACAACACGAACTATGAAACCTTCCTTTTCTGGCATCGCCTGGGCGCGAAGCGCGTGGTCTGTGCACGGGAGCTGAGTCTCTCGGAGATTCGGGAGATTCGGAGACGGGTTCCGGAGGAGATGGAGATCGAGGCGTTTGTCCACGGCGCGATGTGCATGTCCTATTCCGGACGCTGCATGCTTTCGAACTATATGACCGGCAGAGACGCGAACCGCGGAGAGTGTACGCATCCCTGCCGCTGGAAATACAGCGTGCAGGAGGAGAGCCGTCCGGGAGAGTATTTCCCGGTATTCGAGAACGAGCGGGGAAGCTTCCTTTTCAATTCGAAGGATCTCTGTATGATCGAACATATTCCGGAGCTGATCGAGGCGGGCGTGAATTCCCTGAAAATTGAGGGAAGAATGAAGACCGCGCTCTACTGTGCGACGGTGGCGAGAACCTACCGGAGGGCGATTGACGATTATCTGGAGAGCCCGGAGAGGTACTGCGCGAATATGGAGTGGTACAAGACGGAGATCGGGAAGTGCACCCACCGCGAGTTTACGACCGGCTTCTACTATGGGAAGCCGCAGGCGGAGGATCATATCTATGATTCCAGTACCTATGTGACCGGCTCGACTTACCTCGGCACGGTGCAGGAGAGCGACGGGGCGTGGTGCTATCTCGAGCAGAAAAACAAGTTTTCTGTCGGAGAGCAGCTCGAGATCATGCAGCCGGACGGCACGGATATCCTCGCAGAGGTGCTGGAAATCCGGGACAGCGAGACAGATCTCCCGCAGGCATCCTGCCCGCATGCCCGGCAGCGGCTGAAGGTCAGGCTGAGCGTCTGCCCTGTGCCCGGCAATTTGCTTCGTGCCGGAGGGGCATCCTGA
- a CDS encoding endolytic transglycosylase MltG: MERQSSVESMSKAMIEIAWRVIMLSGVIYLTMLGITRVYSFGHGLLYDHAMEAPPGTDVDFEIRLTDDRDSIGARLQSEGLIDNLSAFSLQSRLYKTDFEPGSYTLNTSMTLSELLSYLSEEGQKQRELKEKKLVAESVSPIETTEEAEVIGGNEDVIGGNEDVS, encoded by the coding sequence ATGGAAAGGCAGTCTTCCGTTGAGAGCATGTCGAAGGCGATGATCGAGATCGCCTGGCGGGTGATCATGCTCTCTGGCGTGATCTACCTCACGATGCTGGGCATCACGAGGGTGTACAGCTTTGGGCATGGTCTGCTCTACGACCATGCCATGGAGGCACCTCCGGGGACGGATGTCGATTTTGAGATTCGTCTCACAGACGATCGGGACAGCATCGGTGCGCGGCTCCAATCGGAGGGACTGATCGACAACCTTTCTGCCTTTTCTCTTCAATCGCGGCTTTACAAGACGGACTTCGAGCCGGGCAGCTATACGCTGAATACCTCGATGACGCTGAGCGAGCTCCTGAGCTACCTGAGCGAGGAGGGGCAGAAGCAGAGGGAGCTGAAGGAGAAGAAGCTTGTAGCCGAGAGCGTTTCTCCCATAGAGACGACGGAGGAGGCGGAGGTGATCGGCGGAAATGAGGACGTCATCGGCGGGAACGAGGATGTCTCCTAG
- a CDS encoding ribonuclease J: MESRAHSRRAPKATSRGRVKLIPLGGLDQIGMNITAVETDENLFVIDCGLSFPSDDMLGIDLVIPDISYLKSRMEKIRGFVITHGHEDHIGALPYVLQQINVPVYATKLTCALIERKLVERGIDKKVKLKTMKFGESVSFGDLKVEFIKTNHSIQDAAALAIHTPAGVIIHTGDFKVDYTPVFGDPIDLQRFAELGRKGVLAMLSDSTNAGKPGSTMSEKTVGHTFDMIFSEHKHSRIIVATFASNVDRVQQVINTAAKYNRKVVVEGRSMVNVIGVASELDYIKIPEGTLIDIENLKNYPDEQTVLITTGSQGESMAALSRMANGMHRKVRISPNDVVVMSSHPIPGNEKAVDRVVNELYKQHAEVIVQDTHVSGHACAEDLKLLYTLVKPRYAIPVHGEYHHRRSAAKLCEAVGVDKDKCLMLENGDVLEFDADGEDIKASVKERAQAGGIFVDGLGVGDVGNIVLRDRQNLAQNGIIVVVLTLEKYSGHLISGPDLISRGFVYVRESEDLLEEARVHVQNAVDDCLVRHVNDWGKIKNIIKDSLTDFLWKRIKRNPVILPVIMEV; encoded by the coding sequence ATGGAGAGCCGTGCGCACAGCCGCAGAGCGCCGAAGGCGACGAGCCGCGGCAGGGTGAAGCTGATCCCGCTGGGCGGTCTGGATCAGATCGGCATGAATATTACGGCGGTGGAGACGGATGAGAATCTCTTCGTCATTGACTGCGGACTGTCCTTCCCGTCCGACGATATGCTGGGCATCGATCTTGTCATTCCGGATATCAGCTATCTGAAGAGCCGGATGGAGAAGATCCGCGGCTTCGTCATTACCCATGGACATGAGGATCATATCGGAGCGCTTCCCTATGTGCTTCAGCAGATCAATGTACCGGTCTACGCCACGAAGCTGACCTGTGCCCTTATTGAGCGGAAGCTCGTCGAGCGGGGTATAGACAAGAAGGTCAAGCTGAAAACGATGAAGTTCGGTGAGTCTGTCAGCTTCGGCGACCTGAAGGTCGAGTTTATCAAGACGAACCACTCGATTCAGGACGCGGCGGCGCTTGCCATCCACACACCGGCAGGCGTCATCATTCACACCGGAGACTTCAAGGTAGACTACACGCCGGTATTCGGAGATCCGATCGATCTGCAGCGCTTCGCGGAGCTGGGCAGGAAGGGCGTGCTCGCGATGCTGTCCGATTCGACCAATGCGGGCAAGCCGGGCTCCACGATGTCCGAGAAGACGGTAGGGCATACCTTCGATATGATTTTCTCGGAGCATAAGCACAGCCGTATCATCGTCGCGACCTTCGCATCGAATGTAGATCGTGTGCAGCAGGTCATCAATACCGCGGCGAAGTACAACCGTAAGGTCGTGGTCGAGGGGCGTTCAATGGTCAATGTCATCGGCGTCGCTTCGGAGCTTGACTATATCAAGATTCCGGAGGGAACCCTCATTGACATAGAGAATCTGAAGAACTATCCGGATGAGCAGACGGTTCTGATTACCACCGGCTCGCAGGGAGAGTCGATGGCGGCGCTGTCCCGTATGGCGAACGGGATGCATCGCAAGGTTCGCATCTCGCCGAACGATGTCGTCGTGATGTCCTCTCATCCGATTCCGGGAAATGAGAAGGCGGTTGACCGCGTTGTAAATGAGCTCTACAAGCAGCACGCCGAGGTTATTGTGCAGGATACCCATGTTTCCGGACATGCCTGCGCCGAGGATCTGAAGCTGCTGTATACGCTGGTGAAGCCGCGCTATGCGATCCCGGTGCACGGAGAGTATCATCACAGGCGGTCTGCAGCGAAGCTCTGCGAGGCGGTCGGCGTCGATAAGGACAAGTGCCTGATGCTGGAGAATGGAGATGTCCTCGAGTTCGATGCGGACGGGGAGGACATCAAGGCGAGCGTCAAGGAGCGTGCGCAGGCGGGCGGCATCTTCGTAGATGGGCTCGGTGTCGGAGATGTAGGGAACATCGTGCTCCGTGACCGGCAGAATCTCGCGCAGAACGGCATTATCGTCGTCGTGCTGACGCTCGAGAAATACAGCGGACACCTGATCTCCGGACCGGATCTGATCTCCCGCGGCTTCGTTTATGTCCGCGAGTCGGAGGATCTTCTGGAGGAGGCGAGGGTGCATGTGCAGAACGCCGTGGATGACTGCCTCGTCCGGCATGTGAACGACTGGGGCAAGATCAAGAACATCATCAAGGACAGCCTCACGGACTTCCTCTGGAAGCGGATCAAGAGGAATCCGGTGATCCTGCCGGTCATCATGGAGGTATAA